The following proteins are encoded in a genomic region of Rattus rattus isolate New Zealand chromosome 2, Rrattus_CSIRO_v1, whole genome shotgun sequence:
- the LOC116894308 gene encoding myeloid cell surface antigen CD33-like → MLLSRLLPLLWVFKWASGVCFLLPEMFRDTDQSLKLELNSVTVQEGLCVLVPCTLIVKPRNMLSDLVFGYWYHEEKNTRLDSLVATNNPYQLVRGTQSRFHLSGDLRFNDCSLDIRDAQKSDSGSYFFSLEKEGVMWNFCDEKISVHVTDLTHTPSISIPQTLELGHPTDVICSVPWACERGTPPIFSWMSAAPISLGPTTTFSSVLTLTPRLQDHGTYLTCQVTFPGVGVTVQKTVQINVTYTAQNSTTHVSGRASPGKTEHLAEVVQVAMGEAAIKFLLLGICFFFLSMRPHEKRVERPATHVDHSATVMD, encoded by the exons ATGCTGCTGTCCCGGCTGCTACCCTTGCTCTGGGTGTTTAAGTGGGCATCTGgagtctgctttcttctccctgaaATGTTCAGGGATACAGATCAGTCACTGAAACTAGAGTTAAATTCTGTGACAGTGCAGGAGGGTCTGTGTGTCCTAGTGCCCTGCACACTCATTGTGAAGCCCAGAAACATGCTGTCGGATCTTGTCTTTGGATACTGGTACCACGAAGAAAAGAATACACGGCTTGATTCTCTGGTGGCTACGAACAACCCATATCAACTTGTGCGGGGGACGCAAAGCCGATTTCACCTCTCTGGGGACCTGAGGTTCAATGACTGCTCCTTGGACATCAGAGATGCACAGAAGAGTGACAGCGGTTCTTACTTCTTCAGCCTCGAAAAGGAAGGTGTGATGTGGAATTTCTGCGACGAGAAGATCTCTGTGCATGTGACAG ACCTCACTCACACCCCCAGCATCAGCATCCCACAGACACTGGAGCTTGGTCATCCTACCGATGTGATATGCTCTGTGCCCTGGGCTTGTGAACGAGGAACACCCCCCATCTTCTCCTGGATGTCAGCTGCCCCCATATCCCTGGGCCCCACGACCACCTTCTCCTCAGTGTTGACCCTCACTCCCAGGCTCCAGGACCATGGAACCTACCTCACCTGTCAGGTGACCTTCCCTGGAGTTGGTGTGACTGTTCAAAAGACTGTCCAGATCAATGTCACCT atacTGCACAGAACTCCACAACCCATGTCTCTGGAAGAGCTAGCCCAG GGAAAACAGAGCACCTGGCAGAGGTGGTACAAGTAGCCATGGGAGAAGCGGCTATCAAATTCCTACTTCTTGGgatctgcttcttcttcctcag CATGAGACCCCATGAGAAGAGAGTGGAGAGGCCAGCAACACATGTGGATCATTCAGCCACTGTCATGGATTAG